Genomic DNA from Brassica rapa cultivar Chiifu-401-42 chromosome A04, CAAS_Brap_v3.01, whole genome shotgun sequence:
AATACAAAACTAATAATAGCTCCACCAAACATAGCAGATGGAATAATTATTTCTGGTCGTGGCCCATCATCTGGTAAACTTCCCTTTACAAtcaaaaaaggaagaagaaaaagtttGAAATATGgaagaaattaaaatactttgaATACAGTGAAAGATCATTCTGCCTGCAAAGTTTACCCTTAAGAAGAGCTTAGCCTGGGAGTATATTCCAAACATCAATGAGCTTTCAAAGGCCATTCCAAGAAACGAAGATGTTGCTCCTCTGTAAAGTCCTTTCACCTAAATATCATTTTAAGTCAGTAACAAAAGGAAAATGAGTGAAGGAAAGAGACATAACATAACAAGAGAGTGAAGGGAAACATACTCCTTCAGTTTGGAGGATCCTTGAAGCACAATGCAGACCGTTTTTGTATCTGAGACCTTCCACATCTGTGTTATGTTTCTGAAGCTTCACCTGACACAAGACACAAAACACCCCACAAAGAATCAATCTTTACCTCCTAAAGGGTAACATTCCAGTGATAAGACTTATCGAGAAATGTTTTTTCTTCCACATGAGCACAGCTGAGTATAGAATTGATGTATGAGATTGAAAAtaagcaaaaacaaaacttgaaatTGGAAAAAGAACCTTGACGGTATCGAAAGGGTGGCCGACGGCGACTGTGGCGAGACCAGCATTCATTCCGGCGACGTATTCTTTGTAGAACCCTAAACCCTCTCCCatcgtcgtcgtcttcttcttcctcctctcggcTCTCTCCCACCACGCCCCCCGACCAGAAGTATAAGACTTCACTATTGTGTTTTCTTCGTTCTTACAACGGTTTTTCTAATTTGGTTTGTTAACGAAAACCAACGGAAATAAAAGCAATAGCCGTCttagctcagtggtagagcgCGTGACTTTTAATCCCGTGGCCGAGGGTTCGATCCCCTCAGACGGCGGTTAAattttttcaaactttttttttattcaaaaataaaacaaaaggctaactattaaaactgtaatatttttttcctcTCTCGTACGTACACAAGAACAACAGCCCCCCATATCTGCTTGAGAGCAttgttacaacttacaagcTTAGCCAGTCATTTTTGGGATAATAAACACATCAATCATGGTGCAACCGTGCAAGaacatgaaaataaagataCGTATATATCACATTATTTCCTCCTCCTTTTTTGTGCACATCACATTATTTCCTTAAGCTtacaaataaatgaaaaaaattaaatcaattatctttttttgtcaTATCAATTAAATCAATTAGTGGTAAAATACTATAAAAAATctcttatataattttaaaacaataaaaaaattctggCCACTCATAAtttgacaacaaaaaaataagtcTCTTCCCacttaaaaaaaatctctttttaaagagacattcttctctctttctttattgttttgtattttttcaatTCTTTATCGTTCAGAAACTAACAGACTGAGAGATCATTGATGTTCatgcttttatatttttaagcatgaaaaaaaaaactgttttaagCATAAACAAAGCTTCAAAGAGTTCTAAATTATACACACATTTCCTCCATGAACCTATAGTTCCAACCTTCTTCCATTATTAGTAAATGATGAGAATGGAGATCCAAACAAAAATAGGTGCTAAAGTCCTAACTAAGGTACAAGAATATCATAAGCCTTTGTGCTCATGCCGCACAATGTATGTGGCATTTGATTTAATTGAGGGTTTATAAACAATGCTTTTGGACATAGCCCTGCAAATGAACAGTAGAGTTTTCTGATTAATGCAATATTTTACTACATAGGTTCTTAACTGCTGAAGTGAATAACAAAAGATACTCACCTCCACAAACTTCACAATCTTAGGTGCAGTCACACTAAGATTATTTCTCAACTGATTCTGTGTCAGTCGGCACCTACTTGAACTGGACAACACCACTGATTATCTTTTCAGTAGCCCTTTTTCACTACCATGTATGACCCAAAGCCCGTATAACTCAGGCCCATTGATTCTAAATAGAATCTTGACGTGGACGCCTCGACTGccatcattttcattttttttttaaaggaaaaaaaaatagtaaaattccACTAAAGGAATCAAAAGTTTCATAAGTCTTCTCGTTCCCTAGGGCTTTCTTCTACAGATCAAAACATTCGTATCAATCAATCTCTAGAGATAACACACATTCTCCATTACCTTTCTTCTTCAGTCCTCATGGCATCAAACCCCACCGACAACTCTCAGCAAAGACCCCGCCACAGAAACGGACCTCCTCCGCCGCGCCGACAGGGAAGAAACCCGCCGCCGCCTCGTTATCAGCCCCAACAGCACCAGTCGACGACGACGATAACGACGGCTCATGCTCCTcaggagaagaagaaaccagTCTTCGTCAAAGTCGATCAGCTCAAACCAGGCACGAGCGGACACACCCTTACCGTCAAAGTCGTCAGCCAAACCTCCGTTCCTCAGAAACCGAACaccgcttcttcttcttctcacctCCGAGCTAATCGAATCTCCGAGTGCCTCGTCGGAGACGAAACCGCTTCCATCCTCTTCACCGCTCGCAACGATCAAGGTCAGACCTTTTGATCTGATGGGTTTACTCAAAGTTGATGACTTTACTGTTTTTGATACTAAAGTTTCTGTCTTTGTGGTGGTTTAGTTGAATTGATGAAGCCAGGAGCTACTGTGAATCTCCGGAACGCGAAGATCGATATGTTCAAGGGGTCGATGAGGCTTGCTGTTGACAAATGGGGTCGTATTGAGGTTACGGAGCCTGTTGAAATGGTTGTTAAAGAGGATAACAATCTGTCTCTTGTGGAGTATGAGCTCGTCAATGTTGAGGAATGATCTCTCTGTGTCTGTCTGATGGGGGTATGTATGTATCAAAGCGCCACAATGGGTTTTGTTTTGTGGTTATGTATGGGGGGAGGAATGAAGAAAAGGTGGGGAGATTATGTTTTATCTTATGACAGTTGCAAGTTTGCTATGTTGATCTTGGGTTTTGGATGCTTTTGTAACCTCTTTATCTGTTTTTGTATGGTTATTGAACAGAGAGGTTAATGAAAAACTTGGTAATGGAAGAGTTTTGTGTGCGCATTATATTATTGTCTTGCCAACATCcataaaagaaagaaagcttGAATTGGGTTTTAAGCGGTCTTCTGAATCTTGGGTTACACCAAATGTTCTTAGAACAAGATGATTTCAGCATAACATTATTATCTTACCAACGTCCATATctcactttctttctttttactgaACTAATCGTTTAGGTTAAAAGCAGATCTTATGACCTAAGAATAAACATGACTCCAATAACTGTCACTTAAGAATAAACCCCACTCACTTCGTCATCTTGCCTTAAACTGCATCCATCCCTGCACTCTCCGTTTGAAAATCCTCAGGTATCATCGATGATATATTAGGAAACAGAACATATCATTATGATTGAACCAAACACAAGAAAATTAACTTAAAAGCATTATATATCTTTATTCTTCCAACTTTATATGCAAACGATTAATAGTTTCACTTATAAACCATCATAActtatattagttttaaaaaaacaaatttgaaaatatttaatatgatttGTTCTCCGCGTGTTCATGGACTGAACTGATCTCCTTGTCCTTCCCCAAACATCTCGGACCGTTCGTTCATCATGTTCTTGGAACTGTATGAATTCTTTAAGCTCGAGTCTTCATTGTAATTGGTGGGGTTGTCGTTGTAGTAATGCTTCTGGTAGAAACGGCCGTGGTTTCTGTCGTCATCAAGGTCATAGTAGTACTTACCGTTGGCCATGAACCTCGTGTCGCTCATCCCTTGTCTCTCCACGTTGTTTCTATAACCCGTGTACgcctccttctctctcttctctggGCCGTAACCATTAGAGTTTTCGTAGTAGCTCTTATCGCTCATCCTCTGTCTCTCCACGTTGTTGCCATAACCCTTGTACGCCTCCTCCTCTCTATTCTTTGGCCCGTAGCCATTGGAGTTTTCGTAGTAGCTTGAGTCCTTGTTGTTCTCGTTGTAACTCTCGGTCATCTTAGGATAGTTCTCTTCATATGTCTTGTAAGATTCTTGGGCTTGGCTTAGGCTCGGGGTTGAGAAAGAGTCGTCGTAGTTAACGTTCTCGTcgtattttttgttattaaactGATCTTCATTGTTGTTGTAGGTTGTTTCTTGACCGTACAAGCCGTATCCGTTTTTGGACTGGGGCATAAAGGGAGGGTTCTGGTCGTCTTGCTCGCTCGTCTCGTTGGTTTGGAGATTATTAGGGTTTTGTTCTTTGGGGTACTCTCTCTGGAACTTACCAAAGGAATAGCTGTCTCTTGCATTGATTTGAGTGGAGAAAAGAAGAAGTAttaagaacaagaagaagagtctTGATCTAGTGGAGAAAGCCATGATGGTGTGAGTGTTGTGGGTTTGTGAGAGTAAGTGGGAGTGTCTATATATAGGAGAATAGGAGATATTAGATGTTTATCATTTTGATTAACTTAACTcctttaacatatatatagactgTAAATGGTTTGGTGGAAATAAGGAGTGAATTGGTGATAATGGTTAATGTTGGTCTCCATATGGATGAGATGTGTTTCAAAGAAATGGCTCCACTTTTTGGGGCTATATGGTTATTATATCCCAATATATGGTAACTAAGAAAACCTTtaattacattaaatattagTATACCTAACACTGTGTGTGAGATGAAAAATGTGTATTTCTTGTGTGTAGTTTTGTTAAAAGAGTTATGGATAGTGATCAGTCCTCCATGCTTTAAAAGAATATGGGGCTGGAGACACTAAGAGTCTAAGATACTCACACGCTGCAAGATAATAGGAAAATGTATTCCCTTGACGATCAACATACAAAACCTACATGGATCAGGAAAAAAATTCTTACCAAATTAATACGAAAATAGCTTTTTGAGAAAAAGAGTATGCCATGAGAAGTTTACCAGAGCTTAGAATGTGATCAATTAGGGGATCACCATATTTAATTAGGTTTTGAATGGTTACGTACGTCATATACAATGAAACGGACAGAAAGTACTAAAAACGACAACACAATTGTGTTTTGTGTATGTATTATACATCTGGTAACCATGTGGGACTTTAGTGTGTCAAATGCTCTAATAAAATTCGGTGCGAAGCCATCGTAAATGTTCTCTCAATTTTGCTACGTATCAGTGTTTGTTTCCATGCATTTAAGAGATGAAAACCGTACTGCTTCCTTCAATTGCAGTATTAAAATGTAGTATTAATTTCACGTACTctagagaagaagaaagtttgTTGACATAATGAACGATCAAATAAAGATTagttcaaataaataaataaattaggtAGGTCGCTAGCCACTAAATATCTTGACCACCGAATGCTTACTAACTCTTATCAGTCATACTTGTGTGTTTCATAATTAGGATTTAGGATCACAACacaattaacaaacaaaaaactaaaaatatgcAGTTGCACATCCACAAACAAAATcatcaaaaacattaaaatccaTGATTACAAATGAACAAGCCGCTTAGATTATACAAAATATCACCCACCCTATATTTTTCCAAAGCGAAAGATTTGTttatcaaatgtttttttttatattcaataCTTAAGAAACTATTGGTCTGGTTCTCACGTTAACAATATGCGTGATGAATGATGATCCATAAATCGTTCGTAGTTTTTCAAACTTTTACCTAAAACAAACAAATGCTATAATTATTTCAAACAACATTTGACTTCTGTGACTTTGAGTATGGGAGAGTTGGTACTCTCTTTTCAAACAATATCTAAGATAGATCTCAACTGCCGAAAAcacgaaaaaaataattaacgcCTCCATGATCTTTTGAAATCAAGAAAATAGATTATCTCCACATTTGTTAGATTTGTCAAAGTAGTGTTACTGTGTTAGTGATTAAAGCATGACTTGCGGTTGGAACTAACGAATGAGGGGTCGGTAAGTTTAATTAAGAGACAATGAATGATATAGACCATCGACCCATGAAAACACTAATCCTCGCAGCAACCAAACATTTATACTAACAACAACGTATAACTACACTATACAACTTTCACAAACACATTACATAGAAAACTTTTCTTCTTGACGTGAAATCCAAATAAAGATTGGAATAAGTGATCTGACACTAGTACAAGAACTTATAGGGATGGATAAACATATAATGCCATGCCGGTAAATGGAAATTCAATAACTATTACTATTTGTAAATATACAAGAGTACGTAATAATTgtatcaaaaatttaaatttttttaaatttggaaaataatttaatttttattaaataataagtatataatgtttttagttttaaaatgcaAAAGCAAACTGGTTTTCTTGGAGTTATAGATCTCTGGTAACTTTGTGGACGACAGACGATCATAGTAGTAGTGTAATTGAGTTTTTGTCTGAATCCATTCATTTAATTTCTTCAATACAAAAAAACACAACATCTTTGCTTTCTCGTACAGAGACAAAGATTAAAGTCCAACTACTCGGGAATAGGATCCCACAACAAGAGAGTAAACAGAAGCAGATTCGGAACCAAAAGAGGAATCAAAGGATTCACTTCGCTCACCAGCTTCTTCCTCCTCAGCCTCTTCCTCACATACACTCTCCTCTCCTCTCTTCCCCACTTTCCTTCCTCCACTCCGGCGGCCATAACCGCCGGCAACGGCTGATAAAACGGGCAATTCGACCTCCACGAGGTATCAGGAAGCCCGAATCTCGATGCCCTTTTGAGGAACTGAGAAACCCACCATTGACGGAGATGCGCTCCAGGAGAGTGGCAGAGGATCGGAGGGTAATCCCACGAGAGGTAGCATGGGACTAGCGTTCCGATGAGGAATTGGGAGTGGAGAGATGGTTTCGTTGTTGGGTGTGTGAGGATGTGAGTTACGGCTTGTAGTCTCTGTTCCCATGTCGTCtcctccattgtcttttgtgttttttttttggtttggattAGGATCGAGAGGCAGAGAGACAAGATTGTTGGTGTTGCTGTCTTGTTGGGTTTCTTCCGGTTCAGTGACATATTTACAAATTAAACCGGAAATAACCACGGAGATAAcagataataatataatattaccAGCCCAATTCTTGAACTacaccaattttttttcttgttcattTCTCTTCCATCTCTTTTATAAAGATTCCAATTGTTATTTCAAACTAACTAAGGTTAGGCATTCGATAGACCATTCAACTAGATATCGGATTTTTGGGTTTATGAATTTTAGACTcacttaaatattataaaattttggtttgagttttatTTGGGTTCAGTAACATTTAGTAAGATTCGATTCGggtttgtataaatattttagataattattcTAAATTGAGTTTGAATTTAGTATGTACATTTTGGGTATTTATTTGGAAATGAATTCGGGTTTGGTATGaacatttttctataatttaaaaatttttagGTTTGTCGAATATTTATTCGGGTTTCAGTTCGGTTTGGATAAAccccataaaacaaaattcattTGGTATTATCAGATTCAGTTGGATACAGATTCATTTTTATCAAATCAGTTCTGGTTCAGATTTTAGAATTTGATTTATTTGCTATCCCTAGTTCAAACCATACGCTACCTAAAGATCTCAGTTTTAGAAACCAAATCAGAAGTTAACCATCAAAAGGAGAGAAACATAATTTAGGGaaaaagtaaacactataaacACCGAACCAGAAACGTCAATTAAAGAAAATACTTTTCAAGAAAAACTTCAACCTAAAAACCATTCTTGCAAGGAAGCTACAAAGTTTACAAAAGTCATCAACCTGTGACATCCGAAATTTAGCTACCAAGTCATCTTCAAAATAAAACCAACTAAAAAATACACACTTACTTAAGCCGCAAGaaaacaaacacacataaaCCAAAGTACACCACTAGAGAGCAATGTCTAGCAACATATCTCTCATGCCATAAATGCCCCTTCCCTGTGAATGATGATTGCTTTGAACACCAGAAACACCTTTTTGCCCTTCAACACAAGGCACAACCATCGCAGTGGACTCATCCCTCAGTGGGAAACCAAACAGCCTGCACCTGCTGCCAGAACCTCCCTGGTGTTCTTCCAGACGCCCATTGGGACGGTTCGAGTTGGTTATCAAGACGGAAGACGGTGATGATGAGACGTGGACTAAAGATGGCGGTAGGAAACGGCTACTAAAGTTCCCCTGGCTCAACCCGTGCTGCTGATGAGCGGTCATTGAGTAGGCGGGAACTGTTTCTTGACCTTGCAAGACCTTATGGAACCCATAAGAGTCACCGAACTCCGTTCCTTTGAACCGGCCTCTCCTGGCCCCGGCACCACCATCCGAAGAGGTGTTGATGAAACCCGGAAATTTTTCTTGACCTTGCAAGACCCTCTGGAATCTTAGAGATTCCTCAAAGTCTGTGGCGTGGATCCCCTCTGAAGCAGTAGCCAATGAAAACGTCAAACAAGAGGCTAGAGAAGATTATTTAAGCTGTTAGAACTGAGATGTGTAATTACCAGAGACAGGAATGTCAGGAAAGCCAATCCTGCTTCTCTTAGGACCTGTTGTCATGAAGCTGCCTGAACTGGAGATTGAACCAGACGGTTCAATCTCCCATGGCGAGACGCGCTGTTGATGCCTGTTTGCCTCATTGTCGTCCCACCTTACCTGAATAATGACGTCAAAACATAGTTTCAGTGGTCATCTCTCAAAGACTCAAACCAAAGTGACATTTAAAAGATCATGTTATATATCTTACTATAAGGCATCTCCATTTAGAACCAGGCCACCTGATAGGATCCAAGTCGCTGATTCCAGTTATAATCCCAAGGGATCTGACAAAACAGGCAAAACGTTTTTATAAATATgggcaaataaaaaaaactcagGTGGTGTGAAGTTCTCTTGAGGCAACCTTCTCTCAGAGGCATCTTCAGACTCAACCCTGGCTTTGAATCTCATACCGATACAAAATGGATAGTCAACAATCTTCAAGAACTTCTTTGCAGGTACTATGAAGTTTGACCAGCTTGCCCTGCAAAAGGTTTTTACCAATTGCAATTCCTTTAGACAAGTATCAGTGCAAACATCATATAGATATAGTATGAGCTAAGGGCTTACTTGGGGTTGTAGTAAATGTTGAAAGCGCTGTTGGTAGATATGGCATGAGCTACTTCAGAGAAATTGTTGTGATTCGTATTTTGATTATACTGAGCTGAGAAAGCAGAAGCGCCTTCAAATTGAGAAGCTCTTCTAACTCCCAAACGCAGTTTGCCATCATCACCTCTAAATTAAAGAATACTATATCACAAAACCCTCTTAACAATTATAACAGTCCAAAGTTTTTCTTATTACCTGAGGAAAAGGACAGCATCTCCAGAGACAAGCTTCTTCTTGTTCACAAACCCACTCCACCCTGTAGTCAGCAAATGCCTCCTAGGTTGCCCTAAAAACACACTCAaaccattaaaaaatatttcatctaCTAACCATAAAGCAACACAATTGGCAACAAGTTTTACCTCGATAAATGTGGCGAAAACGCCACTCAAGGCCATGAAGATCCCTGGCAAGAAGCTCCTGAGATGGCCGTGGCTTGCTATAGTCCTACATTATGGAGTTAACCAACTTACTAAGAGCTTATAGGCGAGTAATGTTTTTTAGTATTGGAGGAGTGGAGAAGTGTACCAGAGGAGGGAAGCAATCCTCAGCAGCACGGCGAGGAACAGAGAAGCCTCCATGAGTGCTTGTATCAGAAGCAGTGAGGGTTTTGCAAAACATGTGAGGAGTATTAGACCTCTTAACCACTTCATAATCTTCCTGATCTCCACCATCAACAACATCTATAACTCCCTCACGCAATTTCCTCTCAATGTCCTATAACAATCATCTCAAATCTATAAGCTACAGTTACTGTTCCAAGACTCACAGCTAAAAGAAAGGCACTCACCTCAGACTCAGGAAGAAGAGAGACTTGAGCATACACTTCATCAGTATCTGTCTCTGCCTATCAAAATCAAACCACAACAAACGTAAAGGTTCAGACTTTACTCAAATGGAGCAAAAGGGTTCCTTTATCTCAACTCAATAAACAAAGCAGGAAGAGGTTGTTATAAAGACATACGTGAAGCTTAACATCGAGAATACGACAGAACACGTGGGGAGGCAGCCCGTAAATCGCGGCGGAGAAACCGGGGGCTTGTTGTTCCAAATGTCCCTGAGGGAAGTACAAAACAAGGCTTCCTCTTTTGGGGAGAGAGATGAGGGGTCCAGCGCAAGCGTGCCACAGCTCCAAACAAACACCAGACGAGctcgaagaagacgaagaaccATTGGCTACAAACGCTGAGGAAGACGAATTGGAAGTAGAGAGAGACCCAGAAGCCGAAGAGAGCGTTTCGTCTTCCTCCTCAGTCACGTTCAGATCGATTAAGCCACCCATTAGAGAGATAAAGGTAAGAGCTTTATTCAGAGGAGGAGTTGTTTCTTCATGACTTggggaagagaagagagagcacACAGTGATGAGACTTTAAGACAAAGGGTTTTCCATAAAAAGCCCAAGATTTTTGATTAAACTAcagaaactaaaaataattaaagttttgatttttatgacAAATGTTAAAGAGGAGAGAGGGGTCAGAACAGAGTGCTCTCTGTAACAGTGGTCTCTGCTGCTACGTCTGGTGTGACTGATGTGTGTGTGGCTTTATGACCTTTTGTGCGTGGAtggattagatttttttttggttagattgttttcttttattttattttatgttgtaCACAACAGTTTCTTGCATAATACTATTGGACTTTGACAAACGTACTTTGCACagtgatttttttattacaagaaTAATGATTGTAGCTGCAAGAATAATGGCTTAACTAACTTCTCTTAATGACTTTAATAAAATACTCGTAATAAGTATAACAACGTCATTTATATCTTTTTTGTCGTTTCTTATGGTTGAGAGAGATGTTAATAGAAATACTAAAAGAGTGATTCGATAATATGGCATAAATTTTGGGATCGATGCACATAAGTGattagtttaaattatttatccgTTGCTGTATTCATATATTTTAGGCAGTTCACGTGTTTTTGTGTTTATGGTAGTATAAGATTTGGATTGGAATACCGTTATATTCTACATTTTATTTTCCTGTTATTATAAAGTTAGGGGGTATtgtttgtaatgttttaaaatacaGCATATACATGGATGAGTGGCAAGTGGAACTTTGTGATGCGACCGTTGGGTCCAATCATACTTTgattaagaaaacaaattaatGTGAAGGTATGGTAGTTTTTTACTGAGTAGTTGAGAACAAATTCATATAAATCAGTACAATTTTATTGTTGGTTCCAGTGGCTGTGGCGGAGGTAACGTTTACGGTTTACGGAAGGGGCTCACTTCACCCCCTGaatttttgttaaaacaaatGTAGTATTTCTGATTAAAAATCTAATGAGTTGTTATAAAAACATTGAATCCTTGACCCCGGTAACATTTGCTCAAAACTAACTTGACCTCGTGAGTTGATTTTCTTGACCCCAGTAAACTTTTGAGCTGGTTCGGCCACTGGTTGGTTAGTCTTTGATGTGATTAATAACGCCACTCAATGTATTCCGTTTTCTGAAGATAAGTTGCAAAAAGATGTGGTGTCTATTTCACTACTGGTCTAGAAAGAATTTTTCTATATGACGAAGAACTAGTTTTAAAGATTTTGAGCAAGTACCTTTCAAACGTATGAAGATGCAAAAATATTGTTGAAAAACAAAGACTTAATTaccagttcaaaaaaaaaaaaacaaagacttAATTACCGCAATGAAACcgaaaccaaaagaaaaatccaACGACAAAGAGTCAAAGACGAAGACAACGCTATAGAAGAGGATGAGGATTATTTTTTA
This window encodes:
- the LOC103865303 gene encoding uncharacterized protein At4g28440 — translated: MASNPTDNSQQRPRHRNGPPPPRRQGRNPPPPRYQPQQHQSTTTITTAHAPQEKKKPVFVKVDQLKPGTSGHTLTVKVVSQTSVPQKPNTASSSSHLRANRISECLVGDETASILFTARNDQVELMKPGATVNLRNAKIDMFKGSMRLAVDKWGRIEVTEPVEMVVKEDNNLSLVEYELVNVEE
- the LOC103865304 gene encoding protein E6, with amino-acid sequence MAFSTRSRLFFLFLILLLFSTQINARDSYSFGKFQREYPKEQNPNNLQTNETSEQDDQNPPFMPQSKNGYGLYGQETTYNNNEDQFNNKKYDENVNYDDSFSTPSLSQAQESYKTYEENYPKMTESYNENNKDSSYYENSNGYGPKNREEEAYKGYGNNVERQRMSDKSYYENSNGYGPEKREKEAYTGYRNNVERQGMSDTRFMANGKYYYDLDDDRNHGRFYQKHYYNDNPTNYNEDSSLKNSYSSKNMMNERSEMFGEGQGDQFSP
- the LOC103865305 gene encoding uncharacterized protein LOC103865305; the protein is MSLNRKKPNKTATPTILSLCLSILIQTKKKTQKTMEETTWEQRLQAVTHILTHPTTKPSLHSQFLIGTLVPCYLSWDYPPILCHSPGAHLRQWWVSQFLKRASRFGLPDTSWRSNCPFYQPLPAVMAAGVEEGKWGREERRVYVRKRLRRKKLVSEVNPLIPLLVPNLLLFTLLLWDPIPE
- the ARF3-2 gene encoding auxin response factor 3 isoform X1, which encodes MGGLIDLNVTEEEDETLSSASGSLSTSNSSSSAFVANGSSSSSSSSGVCLELWHACAGPLISLPKRGSLVLYFPQGHLEQQAPGFSAAIYGLPPHVFCRILDVKLHAETDTDEVYAQVSLLPESEDIERKLREGVIDVVDGGDQEDYEVVKRSNTPHMFCKTLTASDTSTHGGFSVPRRAAEDCFPPLDYSKPRPSQELLARDLHGLEWRFRHIYRGQPRRHLLTTGWSGFVNKKKLVSGDAVLFLRGDDGKLRLGVRRASQFEGASAFSAQYNQNTNHNNFSEVAHAISTNSAFNIYYNPKASWSNFIVPAKKFLKIVDYPFCIGMRFKARVESEDASERRSLGIITGISDLDPIRWPGSKWRCLIVRWDDNEANRHQQRVSPWEIEPSGSISSSGSFMTTGPKRSRIGFPDIPVSASEGIHATDFEESLRFQRVLQGQEKFPGFINTSSDGGAGARRGRFKGTEFGDSYGFHKVLQGQETVPAYSMTAHQQHGLSQGNFSSRFLPPSLVHVSSSPSSVLITNSNRPNGRLEEHQGGSGSRCRLFGFPLRDESTAMVVPCVEGQKGVSGVQSNHHSQGRGIYGMRDMLLDIAL
- the ARF3-2 gene encoding auxin response factor 3 isoform X2: MGGLIDLNVTEEEDETLSSASGSLSTSNSSSSAFVANGSSSSSSSSGVCLELWHACAGPLISLPKRGSLVLYFPQGHLEQQAPGFSAAIYGLPPHVFCRILDVKLHAETDTDEVYAQVSLLPESEDIERKLREGVIDVVDGGDQEDYEVVKRSNTPHMFCKTLTASDTSTHGGFSVPRRAAEDCFPPLDYSKPRPSQELLARDLHGLEWRFRHIYRGQPRRHLLTTGWSGFVNKKKLVSGDAVLFLRGDDGKLRLGVRRASQFEGASAFSAQYNQNTNHNNFSEVAHAISTNSAFNIYYNPKASWSNFIVPAKKFLKIVDYPFCIGMRFKARVESEDASERRSLGIITGISDLDPIRWPGSKWRCLIVRWDDNEANRHQQRVSPWEIEPSGSISSSGSFMTTGPKRSRIGFPDIPVSEGIHATDFEESLRFQRVLQGQEKFPGFINTSSDGGAGARRGRFKGTEFGDSYGFHKVLQGQETVPAYSMTAHQQHGLSQGNFSSRFLPPSLVHVSSSPSSVLITNSNRPNGRLEEHQGGSGSRCRLFGFPLRDESTAMVVPCVEGQKGVSGVQSNHHSQGRGIYGMRDMLLDIAL